From Penicillium psychrofluorescens genome assembly, chromosome: 1, one genomic window encodes:
- a CDS encoding uncharacterized protein (ID:PFLUO_001114-T1.cds;~source:funannotate) → MTSNKAFIFNKIPEGYPVAGEHLITKPAAYDATVAAPADGVVLQSLYTSLDPYMRGRMRAPEAKSYSPPFTLNEPLGSRSIAKVVRSNNAKFPEGEVVIGSMPIQEYVALGGAQLDAIRKLENPLGIEDIRVFLGALGMPGLTAYSSLYEIGKPKKGETIFVSAASGAVGALVGQLAKHEGLRVVGSVGSDEKLDFITKELGFDGGFNYKKEKPADALARLAPQGIDIYYENVGGEHLEAALNAINNFGRVVVCGMISQYNSAPYPITNIANVLTKRLVMRGFIVGDENMGPLYAKEHQEKVQKWIKDGSFKALTYETVGIDNASEALIGLFYGKNYGKAVLKF, encoded by the coding sequence ATGACTTCCAACAAAGCATTCATCTTCAATAAAATCCCCGAGGGCTACCCCGTCGCAGGGGAGCACCTCATCACCAAGCCGGCCGCCTATGACGCCACCGTCGCCGCGCCCGCCGACGGCGTCGTGCTGCAGTCGCTGTATACCAGTCTCGACCCCTACATGCGTGGCCGCATGCGCGCGCCCGAAGCCAAGTCCTACTCGCCGCCTTTCACTCTCAACGAGCCGTTGGGCAGCCGAAGCATCGCCAAGGTCGTGCGCTCCAACAATGCCAAGTTCCCCGAGGGCGAGGTCGTCATTGGGTCAATGCCCATCCAGGAGTATGTTGCGCTGGGCGGCGCGCAGCTTGACGCCATTCGCAAGCTGGAGAACCCGCTCGGCATTGAAGATATCCGTGTGTTCCTAGGTGCGCTCGGTATGCCCGGCCTGACGGCGTACTCGTCGCTGTACGAGATTGgcaagccgaagaagggcgagacGATCTTTGTGTCTGCCGCCAGTGGGGCTGTGGGCGCCCTGGTTGGCCAACTGGCCAAGCACGAGGGTCTGCGCGTGGTTGGATCCGTGGGGTCCGACGAGAAGCTCGACTTTATCACCAAGGAGCTGGGCTTCGATGGCGGATTCAActacaagaaggagaagccTGCCGATGCCCTAGCGCGCCTTGCTCCCCAGGGAATCGACATCTACTACGAGAacgtcggcggcgagcaCCTCGAGGCCGCGCTGAACGCTATCAACAACTTCGGCCGTGTGGTGGTGTGCGGTATGATCTCGCAGTACAATTCGGCCCCGTACCCGATCACGAATATCGCCAATGTTCTGACCAAGCGCCTGGTCATGCGCGGGTTTATTGTCGGCGACGAGAACATGGGTCCCCTGTATGCTAAGGAGCACCAGGAGAAGGTACAGAAGTGGATCAAGGATGGATCGTTCAAGGCTCTCACGTATGAGACCGTGGGCATTGATAACGCTAGCGAGGCCTTGATTGGACTCTTCTATGGCAAGAACTACGGCAAGGCCGTGCTGAAGTTTTAG
- a CDS encoding uncharacterized protein (ID:PFLUO_001115-T1.cds;~source:funannotate): MAPVNVVIVGGSFAGLNTAHALLKDVPNVKIVLINPSRSWYFTIAAPRIFAKPTAFRSEQYLVPISDLFAKYPSNKVEFIAGTATAIDATAKTVSVTETGSKNAKSLSYDYLVIASGSTTDATTGKITGTPMPFKQTGREDMKQMIEASQQLVQNAKEIVIAGAGPIGVELAGELADAAAQTGKAGQVSITLVSATDRVLSSLKPAGSAAAKQLLEKKKIKLITSQRVTSVQEVTPSDGTKKTWTVSLDNGDKLSADLYIPTTGVLPNSSFVPTQFLDKDGWVKVDKELRVQGDDSKASLPIYAAGDITNNWQRFSFKAAEQAGVVAANLKADILGKGSRKTYDQGEAVMMVVPVGEAGGTGLMFGFTPWSFLVRMIKGKDFFVSKAVSLVAGK; encoded by the coding sequence ATGGCTCCCGTCAACGTGGTTATCGTCGGAGGCTCATTCGCCGGCCTGAACACCGCCCATGCCTTGCTCAAGGATGTGCCCAATGTCAAGATCGTGCTGATCAATCCATCGCGGAGTTGGTActtcaccatcgccgcccCAAGGATCTTCGCAAAGCCCACTGCCTTCCGCTCCGAGCAGTACCTGGTTCCAATCAGCGACCTTTTCGCCAAATACCCCTCCAACAAAGTGGAGTTTATTGCCGGGACGGCCACTGCCATTGACGCGACCGCCAAGACTGTCTCTGTGACCGAGACGGGCAGCAAGAACGCCAAGTCGCTGTCCTATGACTATCTCGTCATTGCGTCCGGCAGCACGACCGATGCCACTACGGGGAAGATCACCGGCACGCCCATGCCGTTCAAGCAGACCGGCCGCGAGGacatgaagcagatgatCGAGGCGTCGCAGCAGCTCGTTCAGAACGCAAAGGAGATCGTCATCGCGGGCGCGGGGCCCATTGGAGTCGAGTTAGCGGGTGAGCTCGCCGACGCGGCCGCGCAGACCGGCAAGGCCGGCCAGGTCTCCATCACCTTGGTCTCAGCGACGGACCGCGTGCTCTCATCGCTTAAGCCAGCCGGCAGCGCCGCTGCTAAGCAGTTgctggagaaaaagaagatcaaaCTGATCACCTCGCAGCGGGTTACTAGCGTGCAGGAAGTCACGCCTAGCGATGGCACCAAGAAAACGTGGACTGTCTCCCTGGATAACGGGGACAAGCTGTCCGCGGACCTGTACATCCCCACAACGGGCGTGCTTCCCAACAGCAGCTTCGTTCCGACGCAGTTCCTCGACAAGGACGGCTGGGTGAAGGTCGATAAGGAGCTGCGCGTGCAAGGGGACGACAGCAAGGCTTCTCTGCCGATCTATGCGGCCGGCGATATCACCAACAACTGGCAGCGGTTTTCTTTCAAGGCTGCGGAGCAGGCCGGTGTGGTGGCGGCTAACCTCAAGGCTGATATCCTGGGCAAGGGTAGCCGGAAGACCTACGACCAGGGCGAGGCggtcatgatggtggtgccTGTAGGCGAGGCTGGAGGTACCGGCCTGATGTTCGGCTTCACCCCGTGGAGCTTTTTGGTGCGGAtgatcaagggcaaggatTTCTTTGTGAGCAAGGCGGTGTCGTTAGTTGCGGGGAAGTAA
- a CDS encoding uncharacterized protein (ID:PFLUO_001116-T1.cds;~source:funannotate): MLGAVRRFGVSNVLRASAPRSLSASTRWSSQLLKWQPLSAPSFPAAARSFHASYPALKAAAAEAHEIEDDSAQTEIITEFRDLERQGLVDPSIIRNITDSRRMGLTTMTPVQSQTLHEVLGGGDVLAQAKTGTGKTLAFLVPAMQNILNDPTLRQDQRGRYCDPKDTRALIISPTRELAEQIAVEAKKLAAGTRLQVRTAVGGSHKASGLRRIQEEGCHLLIGTPGRLKDILSDPRNGVEVPKLNTLILDEADRLLDDGFAPDVMEIQRMLPSAQEVNRQTLMFSATVPREVMTMVRRTLKPGFNFVKTIREDEVPTHLTVPQKSVVLRGYENALPAILEMAKNYKAKQREDSSLRPFKTIVYFNSTAEVRIAAEAFNNLSDPRRRSHSPLGRMNLLELHSRLSQRERTRNAEDFRRSPEAILFSSDVSARGMDFPDVTHVIQIGIPQTRETYVHRLGRTARAGKTGEGWLFLHDAQHGYFQDILGDLPLTNDSTSLPAASARMTPFVKMASEEAGEDLAARPDETTPEETIETFNQIQQAMANIPPRQREDAFQPLMSNLKSSIHNKRRLVQIVNDTATIGWSLPEAPGVSPKFVQQLGFKRMPDLLKVNESRRGRDRDSDDDPFGAMDRRSGGFGRPSNFGRSSDFGRPSSRSNFGDSGDRRRDSRKSPSYGRRY, encoded by the exons ATGCTGGGTGCTGTTCGTCGATTCGGCGTCTCCAACGTCCTGCGAGCCTCTGCGCCGCGCTCGCTATCCGCGTCTACGCGCTGGAGCTCGCAATTGTTGAAATGGCAGCCTCTATCCGCGCCGTCGTTTCCGGCCGCTGCGCGCTCGTTTCATGCTTCATATCCCGCTTTGAaggctgcggctgcagagGCGCatgagattgaggatgaCTCCGCGCAAACAGAGATTATCACCGAGTTCCGCGACCTGGAGAGACAAGGGCTCGTTGACCCGAGCATTATTCGGAACATCACGGACAGTAGACGGATGGGATTGACGACTATGACCCCTGTGCAGAGCCAGACTTTACATGAGGTTTTGGGAGGCGGCGATGT CCTGGCTCAAGCCAAGACGGGAACCGGAAAAACACTCGCTTTCCTCGTTCCTGCCATGCAGAACATCCTGAACGATCCCACCCTCCGCCAGGACCAGCGCGGGCGATACTGCGACCCCAAGGACACCCGTGCGCTGATCATCTCTCCTACCCGAGAACTCGCGGAACAGATTGCGGtcgaggcgaagaagcttGCCGCGGGCACTCGTCTGCAGGTGCGGACGGCGGTGGGTGGCAGTCACAAAGCCTCTGGCCTGCGAAGAATCCAAGAGGAAGGTTGCCACCTGCTTATTGGCACCCCGGGCCGTCTCAAGGATATCCTTTCGGATCCAAGGAATGGAGTCGAAGTTCCCAAGTTGAACACTTTGATTCTGGATGAGGCCGATCGACTTCTGGACGACGGGTTTGCGCCCGATGTCATGGAAATCCAGCGCATGCTGCCGTCCGCGCAGGAGGTGAACCGCCAAACGCTCATGTTCTCGGCTACTGTTCCCCGGGAAGTGATGACTATGGTGCGGCGCACGTTGAAGCCGGGCTTCAACTTTGTCAAGACCATCCGTGAGGACGAGGTGCCAACGCACCTGACTGTCCCACAGAAGAGCGTGGTTTTGAGAGGATATGAGAATGCTTTACCCGCCATTCTCGAAATGGCCAAGAACTACAAGGCCAAGCAACGAGAGGACTCTTCCCTGCGGCCCTTCAAGACTATTGTTTACTTCAACTCCACCGCCGAGGTCCGCATCGCAGCCGAGGCCTTCAATAATCTCTCCGACCCTCGCAGACGCTCCCATTCTCCTCTTGGCCGCATGAATCTTCTTGAACTGCACTCGCGCCTCAGCCAGAGAGAACGGACCAGGAATGCCGAAGACTTCCGTCGTTCGCCGGAGGCTATCCTTTTTTCGTCCGACGTGTCAGCCCGTGGCATGGACTTCCCGGACGTCACCCACgtcatccagatcggcatCCCCCAAACCCGGGAGACATATGTTCACCGACTCGGCCGCACGGCGCGTGCCGGCAAGACCGGAGAAGGCTGGCTTTTCCTCCACGACGCCCAGCACGGCTACTTCCAGGACATCCTGGGCGACCTCCCCCTCACCAACGACTCGACCTCTCTCCCAGCCGCATCTGCGCGCATGACCCCATTCGTGAAGATGGCGTCCGAAgaagccggagaagatcTCGCCGCGAGACCCGACGAGACCACTCCTGAGGAGACAATCGAGACATTCAACCAGATCCAGCAAGCCATGGCAAATATTCCCCCCAGACAGCGAGAAGATGCATTCCAGCCTCTGATGAGTAACCTGAAGAGCTCTATCCACAACAAGCGCAGACTGGTGCAGATCGTGAATGACACCGCCACCATCGGCTGGAGTCTGCCTGAAGCGCCGGGCGTGTCCCCTAAATTTGTCCAGCAGCTAGGCTTCAAGCGTATGCCCGATCTCCTCAAGGTCAATGAGTCTCGTCGCGGACGCGACCGCGActctgatgatgatccgTTCGGCGCCATGGACCGCAGATCTGGTGGCTTTGGGCGACCATCCAACTTTGGGCGATCATCCGATTTTGGACGACCATCGTCTCGATCCAACTTTGGGGATTCTGGCGATAGGCGCAGGGATTCCCGGAAATCTCCTTCCTACGGCCGCCGGTACTAA
- a CDS encoding uncharacterized protein (ID:PFLUO_001117-T1.cds;~source:funannotate): protein MVTIVLGSQWGDEGKGKITDMLSQQATLCCRAAGGHNAGHTIVHKSVTYDFHILPSGLVSPACVNLIGAGTVFHVPSFFKELASLEEKGLTTAGERIFVADRAHVCFDLHSVVDGLEEAGLGGRKVGTTGKGIGPCYSDKAARRGVRVGEILDEEVFERKLRALEKSYRLRFGDLAYDVEEEIARFKEYRARLKPYVVDQLEFLQKHESSPNTLVEGANALMLDLDHGTYPFVTSSSTGLGGAVQALALNPMSIKSVIGVVKAYTTRVGSGPFPSEQLNADGDKLQSVGREFGVTTGRRRRCGWLDLVLCRYSHAINHYTALNLTKLDVLDDFEEIKVGVAYILPDGKRTTGTFPADASVVEKIQVEYVTLPGWKCSTMGVTRYEDLPPNARAYIEFIERELGGVPVKWIGTGPAREHMIARD from the exons ATGGTTACCATCGTGCTGGGCAGTCAATGGGGGGATGAAG GCAAGGGGAAGATCACGGATATGCTGTCGCAGCAGGCGACGCTCTGCTGCCGCGCCGCAGGTGGTCACA ACGCCGGCCACACAATCGTTCACAAGTCCGTCACCTACGACTTCCACATCCTGCCCTCCGGCCTGGTCTCGCCCGCATGCGTGAACCTAATCGGTGCCGGCACGGTCTTCCACGtgcccagcttcttcaaggagCTGGCCTCCCTCGAGGAAAAGGGCCTGACCACTGCCGGCGAGCGCATCTTCGTTGCGGACCGCGCCCACGTCTGCTTCGACTTGCACTCCGTCGTCGATGGCCTGGAGGAGGCTGGTCTCGGCGGCCGCAAGGTCGGAACTACTGGGAAGGGTATTGGGCCCTGCTACAGCGATAAGGCGGCGCGGAGGGGTGTGCGCGTCGGCGAGAttctggacgaggaggtcTTTGAAAGGAAACTCCGTGCGCTGGAGAAGTCGTACCGCTTGCGATTCGGCGATTTGGCGTATGATGTTgaggaggagattgcgcgGTTTAAG GAATACCGCGCGCGCCTGAAACCCTACGTCGTCGACCAACTCGAGTTCCTCCAGAAGCACGAGTCCTCGCCCAACACCTTAGTGGAGGGTGCCAACGCACTCATGCTGGATCTAGACCACGGCACATACCCATTCGTGACGTCGTCATCAACAGGCTTAGGCGGCGCCGTGCAAGCACTAGCCCTGAACCCAATGAGCATCAAGTCCGTGATCGGCGTGGTGAAGGCGTACACGACGCGCGTGGGATCGGGCCCGTTCCCGAGCGAGCAGCTCAACGCAGACGGCGACAAGCTGCAGAGTGTGGGGCGGGAGTTTGGCGTGACGACCGGCCGTCGTCGGCGCTGTGGATGGCTCGATCTCGTGCTGTGTCGCTACTCGCATGCTATCAACCACTACACTGCGCTGAACCTGACCAAgctggatgtgctggatgaCTTTGAGGAGATCAAGGTCGGTGTTGCGTATATTCTTCCCGATGGGAAGAGGACGACTGGGACTTTCCCGGCCGATGCGTCGGTTGTTGAGAAGATCCAGGTCGAGTATGTGACTCTCCCCGGCTGGAAGTGCAGTACTATGGGTGTCACCCGCTATGAGGACCTTCCTCCCAATGCCCGTGCCTACATTGAGTTCATTGAGCGTGAGCTCGGCGGCGTCCCTGTCAAGTGGATTGGCACTGGTCCTGCGAGAGAACACATGATTGCCCGTGATTAG
- a CDS encoding uncharacterized protein (ID:PFLUO_001118-T1.cds;~source:funannotate), whose amino-acid sequence MVKADVRRDYYADLGLAPSAEAEDIKKQFRKLALKYHPDRNPGKEIEFNAKFQAIQAANEILGDPQLRLKYDTDRLRAGYGKFYGPPKANTPRKAQPSNRAPTSASKSQNQRPPFSRQPQPPPNEPPPNGPSFGAQRYASHARAGPQQWHKAQDEAQTRADAFRGFKGMRGSNNTQGWQQFDPRTGRAAPSSGAAPRQNAPFGQQDPRPKSAYEYFKAPPPTASNPTSPKKKQGFAPGTAGGDEPMARGTSAYTTNHRTDRPFSYVDPEPSPMGGYSSRYAATGGEKTFFASPKLGRSATMRTPSGSYRPSSRTDHPSSSSGQPGRHRSASPKDRSTRSRNISISSSSSDLDDDSDSDSDELNVGRTGAFKPKAVPKSRLRAHQKFADFHREDDSSPGEDPFPQWTPSGFKHSYSPPPPPDFSQTWRPRNPPRSWMYDAHADSDDAKGHNSDSAAFPKGSYRPDQNPRFQGSSTRTDASSNTTNPYFGQIGRNSPSNLHKKFSAEDWREHLTQFTFMGQQPPDKEAFHRPTSSQNRGRASTENGSTQPAQWAASANANPFVDTSQYPKAQPVEQPPTSFAKATFSVDQWAEQLQNLSWNMPEADKSRPSTNIPHSRSPKRPSRPGVKVRSTPQPASVATEAGEVQETANGYTPPDSARAAPADAEAMDLDDDLPPPPPPLSSLPETGPAGEPRTASYPDLTSHAPKDASTPIKKPRSQSRTDGNTSSAESRAPLFDLDNLRNTVPFSSVNSGIENLQEMGDTLPFQSQAKQPTTTKRDIRPRELHCPNPPKRPRAPEPAPTRAGSQQLALPREQWSRYVSEMTTYMREWNQFNRRMLLHFNVRQEAVETGLAPRWISAVGDSTRLNLNGGDGDDNQSGISEDIDRNESEETLVPGSGKGGFSAYLRGIEEDIQVRKHWEVACEMHRECILDLGRLREWIRNGGKVM is encoded by the exons ATGGTGAAAGCCGATGTGCGAAGGGATTACTACGCGGACCTAGGTCTCGCGCCTAGCGCGGAAGCTGAGGACATAAAGAAGCAGTTCAGGAAACTAG CATTGAAGTATCACCCCGACCGAAACCCGGGCAAAGAGATCGAGTTCAACGCCAAGTTCCAGGCCATCCAAGCAGCCAACGAAATCCTTGGTGACCCTCAACTACGATTGAAATATGACACGGACCGGCTGCGCGCTGGATATGGGAAGTTTTACGGACCGCCCAAGGCAAATACGCCGCGGAAAGCTCAGCCGAGTAATCGTGCGCCTACGTCTGCTTCGAAATCGCAGAACCAGAGGCCCCCTTTCTCTCGCCAACCACAACCCCCGCCAAATGAGCCACCGCCAAATGGACCGTCATTTGGAGCCCAACGATACGCGTCGCATGCTCGAGCGGGACCCCAACAGTGGCATAAAGCACAGGATGAGGCACAGACAAGGGCGGATGCTTTCCGGGGATTCAAAGGCATGAGAGGGAGCAACAATACGCAAGGCTGGCAGCAGTTTGATCCTCGAACGGGACGCGCAGCTCCCTCATCTGGCGCTGCGCCGAGACAGAATGCACCTTTCGGACAGCAGGATCCACGCCCTAAATCTGCGTATGAATACTTCAAAGCTCCGCCACCGACAGCGTCAAATCCAACATcacccaagaagaagcagggaTTTGCACCGGGAACTGCAGGAGGGGACGAGCCTATGGCCCGCGGTACCTCTGCCTACACTACCAATCATCGGACGGATCGGCCCTTCAGCTATGTTGACCCTGAGCCATCTCCCATGGGGGGTTATAGTAGCCGCTACGCCGCGACCGGAGGCGAAAAGACCTTCTTTGCAAGCCCTAAACTCGGCCGTTCCGCAACCATGCGCACTCCTTCAGGTTCATACCGACCCAGTTCGCGCACAGATCatcccagctcttcatccGGCCAACCGGGACGCCATCGCAGTGCCAGCCCCAAGGACCGATCCACGCGATCTCGAAATATCTCCATATCATCGAGCTCCAGTGATCTGGATgacgactccgactccgactccgacgagTTGAACGTTGGCCGCACCGGTGCATTCAAACCAAAGGCCGTGCCCAAGAGCCGCCTTCGCGCACACCAGAAATTTGCCGACTTCCATCGTGAGGATGATTCCAGCCCCGGTGAGGACCCCTTCCCCCAATGGACCCCTTCTGGCTTTAAGCACTCGTACTccccgcctccgccgccggaTTTCTCCCAAACCTGGAGACCACGGAATCCCCCTCGCTCCTGGATGTATGATGCACATGCTGACAGTGACGACGCAAAAGGACATAATTCGGACAGCGCCGCATTCCCCAAAGGATCATATCGACCGGATCAGAATCCCAGGTTTCAGGGTTCTAGCACTAG GACCGATGCGTCTTCCAATACGACAAACCCTTATTTCGGACAAATTGGACGTAATAGCCCCAGCAATTTACATAAGAAGTTCTCCGCCGAGGACTGGAGAGAGCACCTGACCCAATTTACCTTCATGGGCCAGCAACCTCCGGACAAGGAGGCGTTCCACCGGCCGACGAGCTCCCAGAACCGAGGCCGGGCGTCCACTGAAAATGGATCTACGCAGCCAGCGCAGTGGGCTGCATCAGCTAATGCGAATCCATTTGTTGATACCTCTCAGTACCCAAAAGCCCAGCCAGTGGAGCAGCCACCAACTTCGTTCGCGAAAGCAACCTTCTCTGTAGACCAATGGGCCGAGCAGTTACAGAACCTTTCGTGGAATATGCCCGAGGCAGACAAGTCCCGGCCATCGACAAATATCCCGCATTCTCGAAGTCCCAAGAGACCCTCACGACCCGGCGTCAAAGTTCGAAGCACGCCACAACCAGCGAGTGTGGCAACCGAGGCCGGGGAAGTACAAGAGACGGCCAATGGCTACACTCCTCCCGATTCAGCTCGCGCCGCGCCCGCGGACGCTGAGGCGATGGATTTAGATGAcgatcttcctcctcctccgccgcctctGTCGTCCCTGCCCGAGACAGGGCCCGCAGGAGAACCCCGAACGGCAAGCTATCCCGACTTGACATCGCATGCTCCTAAGGATGCATCCACACCGATCAAAAAGCCTCGATCACAGTCTCGAACAGACGGCAATACCTCAAGCGCAGAAAGTCGCGCGCCGCTCTTCGATCTCGATAATCTGCGGAACACAGTCCCGTTCAGCAGTGTAAACAGCGGCATTGAGAATCTACAAGAGATGGGCGACACGCTTCCCTTCCAATCTCAAGCGAAGCAGCCGACCACGACGAAACGTGACATCCGGCCCCGAGAGTTGCACTGCCCGAACCCACCCAAACGGCCGCGCGCACCGGAGCCGGCCCCTACTCGCGCCGGATCACAGCAACTCGCTCTTCCCCGCGAGCAGTGGTCCCGCTACGTGTCCGAGATGACGACGTATATGCGCGAGTGGAACCAATTCAATCGCCGCATGCTCCTCCATTTCAATGTCCGCCAGGAGGCCGTTGAAACCGGGCTCGCGCCGCGCTGGATCAGCGCCGTTGGCGACAGTACACGATTGAATCTGaacggcggcgatggcgacgacaACCAGAGCGGAATCAGCGAAGATATCGACAGAAACGAGAGCGAAGAGACGCTCGTCCCCGGTAGCGGCAAGGGTGGATTCAGCGCGTATCTGCGCGGAATCGAGGAGGATATCCAGGTGCGCAAGCACTGGGAGGTGGCGTGTGAGATGCACCGCGAGTGTATTCTGGACCTGGGCCGTCTGCGGGAATGGATCCGCAATGGGGGGAAGGTGATGTGA